In Exiguobacterium acetylicum, the genomic stretch GCGTTATATCAAGATGACCAGGGAACAGCAGGGTTGATTTGGCTCGCGGCGACGGCATTTGCTGCTTCGATTGCGATGATGATCATCTCTTGTCTCCAGTCGGTCGATGCTGAAAAATATGCGCTCGTTGGTGTTCTTGTCGGATTAGGGGCGAAGCTCGTTCTGAATCTCTATTTCATTCCCCGATATGGTATGATCGGGGCGGGTATGGCGACATTTGGCGGCTTTGCCGTCATGGCGGCAGCACAATGGACTTTATTGAACCGAAAGTTCGGTCGCGTATCGGCAGGAAACACGTTCTACCGACGACTGGTCTTACCTGTGCTCGCCATGGGTGTGTTTCTGTATCTGATCGAAACGTTCTTCCAGCTGTTTGAGCTTGAGACACGAATCGGTGCGGCACTCGAAGTCGGCGTCCTTGTCGTCGGTGGTGCCATCATTTATGGCAGTATGGCATTACGCGTCCGTGCATTAACAGAACAAGAGTGGGCGCTATTGCCTTTAGGAGATAAGTTATATCAGATGTACCAACGTAGGAGGAGTATATGACACACCGAATTACGATCGTCGGCCTTGGCGTCGGCGAACTCGAACAATTGCCGTTTGGCATCTATCGATTATTAAAAAACACGACACAACCCGTCTATTTACGGACAATGGATCATCCAGTCGTTTCAGAACTCGCAGCAGAGGGAATGAACTTTACATCATTTGACTCAGTTTACGAACGACATAGTCGGTTTGAAGACGTATACACAGAAATCGTTGAGGAATTGCTTCGCCTCTCAAAGACGACGGACATCATCTATGCCGTCCCAGGTCATCCACTGGTCGCTGAAAGTACCGTCCAACAGTTATTAGAGCGAACGGACGCGGTCGACGTTGTAGGCGGACAAAGTTTTCTTGATCCGATGTTCGCGGCGCTTGGTGTGGATCCGATTGAAGGATTCCAGTTGCTTGATGCGACGGCGTTTGCCGTCGATGAAGCACAGATCCGTCAACATCTGCTGATTGGACAAGTCTATGATGCGCTCGTCGCCGGTGACTTAAAGGTTCAGCTGATGGAACGTTATCCGGACGAACATCTTGTCACTTTGGTCACGGCAGCGGGTACAAGCAAACAAACTGTCCAAAGTGTGCCGTTATATGAACTCGATCATGTGACGACGCTCAGTAACCTGACGACAGTCTACGTGCCACCAGTCACGGATGAGCAGACGTTAAACCGTGACTTCGCGACATTAAAAGAGATCATCGCGCGATTACGTGGTGAAGGTGGTTGCCCATGGGATCAAGAGCAGACACATGAGTCCTTAAAACGTCATTTAATCGAAGAATCTTACGAATTACTGGAAGCGATCGACCTTCAGGACGATAACTTAATGATAGAAGAGTTAGGAGACGTCCTTTTACAGGTCATGCTCCACGCACAAATTGGTCTAGATGAAGGGTATTTCGACATTCGAGATGTCATCGGAAGCGTCAGTGATAAGATGATTCGTCGTCATCCACACGTCTTCGGAGAAACGATTGTCGATTCTTCAGCAGACGTCGTTTCGAACTGGCAAGACATCAAAGCACAAGAAAAACCGGAGCGAACTTCCTTGCTCGATGGCGTAACAAAAGGAGCACCTGCCTTGATGCGCGCAGAAGATATTCAAAAGAAAGTGGCGAAAGTCGGTTTTGAATGGAGTGACGTCGAGGGTGCACTTGAAAAAGTAATCGAAGAGTTACGTGAATTGAAGGAAGCCGCACCAGAAGAACGACTAGGTGAATTCGGAGACGTTCTGTTTTCGATGACACTCGTTGGGAAATACCTTGGTCTCTCGGCAGAAGAGGGGCTACAACAGACGAATGATAAATTCATCCGTCGCTTTACGCGAATGGAACAGCTGGCGGATCGACCGCTCGTTGAGATGACGCTTGAAGAGCAAGATTCACTCTGGCATCAAGCGAAGCAGGAGGAACAGTCATGAGACTTGATAAATTTTTAAAAGTATCGCGTCTGATCAAACGACGGACGCTTGCAAAAGAAGTAGCGGATCAAGGTCGGATTACGATCAATGGTAATGTGGCGAAAGCAAGTAGCACGGTAGCAGCTGGTGACGAGATGACGATCCGGTTCGGAAATAAGATTGTCACGGTTGCGATTTCGAGCATTAAAGAACATGCTAAAAAAGAAGAAGCGTCTGATATGTATGAGATCATCCGTGAAGAAAAGGTGAATTCCGAAGAATCGATGTAATTTACCGGAAAAAGGAAGTATACTAAAGAGTGTCAGGGATGACCACTCAGAAAGAGGAGGGATGATATGCCAACACCGCTCGAATCAGGGCGTCCAGCGCCAAAGATCAAGCCGCTCAATGACCGTAAGAAGCAGTTGAGTCAGAATGCCATCGAAAACCGTCGACGCCTCAAAAATCGCTTTTTCCTGTGTCTGACCGTCTTTTTGCTCATCTTTTCCCTCATGGGGTGGTCATACATGGAAAAACGGCAATTGATCGCTGAACAAAAGCAGTCGTTTCAAGTCGCCGAACAAGAGCAGACGAAAGCAAAAAAAGAGACCGCCCGTCTGAAGGAAGAAATCAATCGCCTCAATGATAAAGAGTATGTAGCGAACTTAGCTCGGAGCGAGTTGCTCTATTCGAAAAAAGGGGAAACGATCTTCTACTTTTCACCGGAAGACTAATTGAAGGTTGCCGATTGATTGAAAAAAGAATGAATCACTCGTATAATAAGAAACGAATCAACTAAAAAGGAGCAATACAATTTATGTCGATTGAAGTAGGCAGCAAAGTGCAAGGGAAAGTAACAGGCATCACGAATTTCGGAGCGTTCGTTGAGTTACCAACAGGGAAAACTGGTCTTGTTCACATCAGTGAAGTGGCAGATTCTTACGTTAAAGACATCAATGATGTGTTGACGGTTGGTCAAGAAATCACCGTCAAAGTCTTAAGTGTTGAAAACGATGGTAAGATCGGTCTTTCCATCAAAAAAGCCGTCGATCGTCCAGAAGGCGAACGTCCTCGTCCTGCACGTCAGTTCGACCGTGGACCACGTCCAGCAGGACAAGATCGTGGACCACGTTCGTTCGATAACAAAGGACCACGTGGAGGCGGTAACCGTGGAGGCTTCAACAAAGGCGGCCGTGGTACACCACCACCGCGCAAAGAACAATCGTTCGATACGCTGATGTCTAGTTTCCTGAAAGATAGTGAAGATCGTCTTGCTACATTGAAACGTCAAACGGATTCAAAACGTGGCGGACGCGGCGCAAAACGTCAATAACTTGCTGACCTGTTCTTTATAAGAATAGAGATGGAATGACGCCGTTCATTCCATCTTTTATTTTTTTGAAATTATTTTTAGAAAAAGCGTTGACTTTCATTTGACCTGCCCGTATTATAGAAAATGTGCTTAAGACGCACGAGTTAAAAATATGGCGGTGTAGCTCAGCTGGCTAGAGCGTACGGTTCATACCCGTGAGGTCGTGGGTTCGACTCCCTCCGCCGCTACCATATTTTTTTGGCCCGTTGGTCAAGCGGTTAAGACACCGCCCTTTCACGGCGGTAACACGGGTTCGAATCCCGTACGGGTCATTCTCAAAAGCTATCTCTATTATATAGAGATAGCTTTTTTTAGGTTTTAACGGAAAGGGGGAAGTCGCTATGGAAGGTGTGCCGTTCGAACCACTTTTAGTAGGTGTGTCGGGAGGTTGTGATTCGATGGTACTCGTTGATCGGTTGTACAAAGAGGGCTACGATATCGCGATTGCTCATGTACATCATGGATTACGAGAAGCGTCCGACGAAGAAGCGCGCTTTATTAAGGAGTGGGCAACGTCCCGAAAGATCTCCTTTTTCATGACACGTTTAGAATGGACTGGACGTACGAGCTCTCAAGCAGCTTGTCGCGAAGAGAGATACGCGTTTTTTAAACGAATCATGGAAGAGACCGGGCGCTCGCGTCTGGTTCTCGCTCATCATCAAGACGATCAAATCGAGACGCTACTCATTCAGCTCATTCGTGGAGAAGCGCAAATTGATGGGATTCCGACGGTTCGTCCGTTTGGTAACGGTTGGTTGCATCGACCGTTGCTACATGAATCGAAGCAAATGTTGCTTGATTATGCGTTGCAACATGAAGTCCCGTGGAGAGAAGATGCGTCAAATGCAGAAACTACTTATTTGCGCAATCAAATCCGGCATACGATTGTTCCGCCACTCCGAGAAATTCGTCCGGAGTTTGAACAAGCAACAGCAGCGGCAGCACATGCGCGACAGCAAATCATGCGTGAGCAGGCGACATTCGTCGCGACGTATCTCGACCGGTGTAAGGAGGCGAACGGAGTTCCGATCGCACGTATTTTAGAATTACCGACGGATTTACAGCGGCTTGTCTTGCCGACACTAACAGGAGAAACGTTTTCTTCAGAAACGATTCGTCACTTTGTTACATGGCTTCGGGTGGATAAGGGCTCGGACGAAGTGTATTATGGAAACTGGAGGATGCGACGTGCATATGGCTTTTTGATGCAGGATCGTGTGATACGGTCAATGAATGACGATTTATCGTTTCAAGTAGGGGAGAATTTGGGAACGTATCATTATGGTGAACAAATGGTTCGCTTCTCAATCGGAAACCAAGGTATCCCGCTGGACGCGATTGCGTTCCCGTTGACGGTGCGTCCGCCACGTCCAGGAGATCGGATTCAGCTTGCTGTAGGTTCGAAAAAAGTCAGTCGAATTCTGATTGATGCTAAGGTTCCACGTTATCTCCGAGAACAGGTTCCGGTCGTCGTCGATGCAAATGGAGTGATTTTAGCCGTCATTGGACATCGAATTGCAATATTCGGGTCATTTGAACTCCTCGCAAAATCTTATTTAATGATAGAATGGTAATGTAGTGTTTATTATGGAGGAGGAATACCTAGCATGACCTTGATGAACGATATGGAAAAAGTACTGATTTCAGAAGAAGAGATCCAAAATAAAGTGGGCGCACTCGCCGGCGAATTGACAGCGGATTATCACGATCGTTTTCCGTTGCTTGTGTGTGTCTTAAAAGGCGCAATGCCGTTCATGTCTGATCTTGTGAAAAAGATGGATATGCACCTTGAAATGGACTTCATGGACGTTTCAACGTATCACGGTGGGACAACATCAACAGGTGAAGTCAAGATTGAAAAAGATTTGAACACATCGGTAGAAGGACGCGACATCTTGATTGTCGAAGATATCATCGACAGCGGATTAACGCTTGGCTACCTCGTTGACCTCTTCAAGTACCGGAAAGCGAAGTCCGTTAAGATCGTGACGTTGCTCGACAAACCAACAGGACGGAAGAATGACTTGCACGCAGATTACAGCGGCTTCGTCATTCCACACGAATTCGTCGTCGGTTATGGTCTCGATTACGAAGAGAAATACCGTAACCTTCCGTATGTAGGTGTCTTGAAACCTGCAGTCTACGGCGGCTAATTATTTTTAATCTCGTCTGTCCCATGATAAGATGAAACCAATTACAAAGCGCGCCCTGTCGCGCCAGGATTCGTATTCATCCACTAGAAAAACGAGATGGATGCGGAGAGGAGGCATAAGATGAACCGAGCAGTGAAGAATACCCTCGTGTTTGGGGTCATTTTTCTAGCTTTGATCTTGTTTCTGCAATACTTGCAGAGTCCAGTGAACAAAAGCAAAGAAATCAATTACACACAGTTTGTCGAGTCTGTTGAAAAAGGTGAAATCAAGACGGCTACCTTCCAATATGAAGGGCAGACGTATAATGTGACAGGAGATTTGCGTGAAAAAGATTCAACGTATGAGACAGTCGTACCGGCTGTTGATACGGAACTAACGGATCTCTATACGCAACTCAGAAGCCAAGGAGTCAAATTGGACTTTAAGGCAGCAGAAACGAATGGTGGTTGGATCGCGTTACTGACGACGATCGTTCCATTCATCATCATCTTCATCCTCTTCTTCTTCTTGATTAATCAAGCACAAGGTGGCGGTGGTGGCGGTCGCGTCATGAACTTCGGGAAATCGAAGGCACGCCTCTATGATACAGAGAAGAAAAAGATTACGTTTGATGATGTAGCCGGTGCAGACGAAGAGAAACAAGAACTCGTCGAAGTCGTTGAATTCTTGAAAGATCCGCGTAAATTCGCGAAACTCGGTGCCCGTATTCCGAAAGGGGTCCTCCTCGTAGGTCCTCCAGGTACAGGTAAGACGTTGCTCGCACGTGCCGCAGCTGGTGAAGCTGGCGTACCATTCTTCTCGATTTCAGGTTCTGACTTCGTTGAGATGTTCGTCGGTGTCGGGGCATCACGTGTCCGTGACTTGTTCGAAAACGCGAAGAAAAATGCACCATGTATCATCTTCATCGATGAAATCGATGCTGTTGGTCGTCAACGGGGCGCAGGTCTCGGTGGTGGACACGATGAGCGTGAGCAAACATTGAACCAACTTCTCGTTGAGATGGATGGATTCAGTGAAAACGAAGGCATCATCATGATCGCAGCAACGAACCGTGCTGATATTCTTGACCCAGCCTTACTCCGTCCAGGTCGTTTTGACCGTCAAATCACGGTTGACCGTCCAGATGTCGTCGGTCGTGAAGCAGTCTTGAAAGTTCACGCGCGGAACAAACCGCTCGATTCAACGGTTGATTTAAAAGCCATCGCACAACGAACACCTGGATTCTCAGGTGCGGATCTTGAAAACCTTCTAAACGAAGCAGCACTTGTTGCCGCTCGTGCAGATCGTGATAAAGTCTCAATCGTTGACCTCGAAGAAGCGATTGACCGCGTCATCGCTGGACCAGCGAAGAAGAGCCGGATCATCTCGCCGAAAGAGAAAAAGATCGTCGCATGGCACGAAGCTGGACATACGATCATCGGTGTCACGCTAGACGATGCGGATGAAGTACACAAGGTAACGATCGTTCCTCGCGGAAACGCGGGCGGATATGTCGTCATGTTGCCAAAAGAAGATCGTTACTTCATGACGAAGCCGGAACTCGAAGATAAGATTACTGGATTGCTCGGTGGTCGCGTCGCAGAGGACATCGTCTTCGGAGAAGTCTCGACTGGGGCAAGCAATGACTTCCAGCGTGCGACAGGTCTTGCACGGAAAATGGTCATGGAGTTCGGGATGAGTGAAAAACTCGGACCACTTCAATTCGGATCAGGTCAAAGCGGTAACGTCTTCCTCGGCCGTGATTTCCAAAACGAACAGAATTACTCGGATGCAATCGCACACGAGATCGATACGGAAATCCAAGCGATCATCAACCGCTGTTACCAAAAAGCGAAAGATATCCTAACTGAGAAGCGCGATCAGCTCGACTTGATTGCAACGACGTTGCTTGAAGTTGAAACACTTGATCAAAAACAAATTCACCATCTCCTAGAGACAGGCGAATACAAAAAACATGAACCAGAAGCAACGACTCCAAAAGCAGAAGAGAAAGCACCGGAATCGACAGATGCAACTGTTGATCAACCGACAGAGTCTCCAACGCAAATGGGTTCAGTCGTTGACGAAGGGAAAAATGTAGATACGGATACACCAGATACGCCGCGTCGCGACGATCAAGTGTAAACGGATGGAACGGATTCGATTGATATCGAATCCGTTCTTTTTTGTGGCAGACCGAGCGAATACACATCGGTAGGTGTGACCATACGAGCATGGTATAATCACAACGTATATAGTTCCGATCGTGAAACAACGGAATACAATAGAAGCATGAAAATTGAGAAGAAGCGGGGAAATAAGCAAATGATTTTAGTCATCGATGTCGGAAATACGAATATCGTCTTAGGTGTCTATCAAGGACAAGAGTTGATTGAGCATTGGCGGATTGCGACAGACCGAACACGGACGACGGACGAATACGGTATGCTCGTCAAAGCGTTGTTCCGTGACGCAGAGCTAAACGTGGAAGAAATCGAGGGAATCGTGTTATCATCTGTCGTACCCCCCGTCGTGTTTCCACTAGAAAATATGTGTGTACGTTACTTTAAACGCCGTCCGTTCTTGATTGGACCAGGAATCAAGACAGGACTGGATTTAAAAGTCGATAATCCACGGGAAGTGGGAGCCGATCGAATCGTCAACGCAGTAGCGGCGACGGCGAAATACGAGGGACCGATGATCATCGTCGATTTCGGAACAGCGACGACGTATTGTTACATCGATGCACAAAAACGGTATTACGGCGGCATCATCTCACCTGGTGTGATGGTTGCAACCGAGGCACTCTATAATAAGGCAGCAAAATTACCGCGAATCGAAATCGCGAAACCGCAGTCAGCCATCGGACGGAATACGATCCATGCGATGCAGTCGGGGACCTACTTCGGATATGTGGCACAGGTGGACGGACTCGTTCACCGGATGAAAGAAGAAATGGGAGAAGCGAAGGTCATCGCGACCGGCGGCTTAGCCCGATTAATCAGCGAGGAATCCACGATGATTGAGGTCGTCGATCCATTCTTGACGTTAGATGGATTACGGATTATCTACGAACGAAATAAGTGAGGGAATCAAGATGAAACGTGAAGAATTATTAGCACAATTAAAAGATGACTATTTAGTACGGGCGTTAGGCTTCAATGGAGAAGTCCGTGCGTTTGCAATCCGTTCGACGAAGACGGTCTATGAAGCACAACTGCGCCACCAGACGACACCTGTCGTCACAGCAGCGCTCGGTCGGACACTGACGATCGGTGCAATGATGGGTACGATGCAAAAAGGCGATACACGTGTCACATTAAAAGTCGAAGGCGATGGACCGATTGGGAAAATCATCGTTGATGCCGACGCAAAAGGTGTCGTACGTGGATATGTGAGTCGTCCCCGCGTCGAGATGGATACGTATGTCAATGCAGATGGTCTGACGAAACTAAAAGTCGGTGAAGCGGTCGGTCGCGGAAACATCTCTGTCATCAAAGACCTCGGGTTGCGTGACTTCGTCGGTGGTCAATCGCCGATTCAAACAGGTGAGATCAGCGAAGACTTCACGTATTACTTCGCTGTATCGGAACAAAGCCCATCGGTCGTTGGGGCTGGCGTTCTCGTTTATCCAGAAGACGAATCAGTCATTGCAGCAGGTGGCTTGATCGTTCAATTGATGCCAGGTGCATCGGAAGAGACGATTGCAGCACTCGAAAAACGTGTCGGAGCCCTTAAACCGATCTCGATTCTCGTCGGTGAGGAAAAAACACCGGAAGAAATGTTAGAACTCGTTCTCGGTGATTACGAACATCTTGATACGATTCCGGTATCATTCGAATGTACGTGTGATCGTGACAAATTAGCGACAGCGATCATCGCTCTTGGACCAGATGAGATTCAAGCGATGATTGATGAAGATGGCGGTGCGGAAGCTGTTTGTCACTTCTGTTCAGAGCATTATCACTATGACGTTCCGGAATTAGAGGAACTTCGCGAAAAATCACTCGAAAGAGCATAAGAGGGATCTAATATGGGGAATGTACAACCTAAGTACTTGTGGATGTTGATCTTCATCTTAATGTTGACGAATTTCATGACCGGTGCTTACGCCTTTATGGGTGAGCTCCCAAAGGTCGATTCTCCTAAAATCGTTCAAGACAGCATCGGCGGTCCGCTCGAGGATGTCGTCGCCGAAGTCGGTGATGAGAAAATCACGCGCGCGATGGTCTATCAGACGATGCGAACGGAACAGGAAAAACAGACGATTGATCGTTTGATTCAAGAAGCGGTCGAACGCCAGACGAAGGATGGAAAAAAGCCGGAAGTCAAACGCTTTGATTGACAGATTTCATCCAGTCCGCTGATAATTAGTTTATCGGATTACTTGGAATTCAAGCGGTTCACTAATGAGGAGGAATGGTCATGCGTATTGCGAATTCAGTATTAGATTTAGTCGGTCGGACCCCGATCGTCAAGTTACATCATCTAACGGGTCCTGAGGATGCAGATGTGTATCTGAAATTGGAGTACATGAACCCTGGATCAAGCGTAAAAGACCGGATCGCGCTATCCATGATTGAGGCTGCAGAAGAAGCGGGTCAACTGAAAGAAGGAGACACGATCATCGAGCCGACGAGTGGAAACACAGGAATCGGACTCGCGATGGTCGCTTCGGCGAAAGGATACCGCGCCATCCTCGTCATGCCGGAAACGATGAGCATGGAGCGCCGGACGTTGCTTCGCGCCTATGGTGCGGAATTGATTCTGACTCCGGGTCCTGAAGGGATGAAGGGTGCGATCGCTCGCGCGACAGCGGAAGCGGAAGAACACGGTTACTTCATGCCACAACAATTCAATAACGGTGCCAATCCAGTCGTTCATGAAAAAACGACAGGTCCTGAAATCGTCGAAGCGTTCGAAGGCATGCAACTCGATGCGTTCATCGCGGGAATCGGAACGGGTGGAACGATCACCGGTGCTGGTAAAGTGTTACGTGATGCTTTCCAAGGGATTGAAATCATTGCCGTCGAACCAACGGATTCACCGGTCTTATCAGGTGGTAAACCGGGACCACACAAACTGCAAGGAATCGGTGCTGGATTCGTGCCGTCGATTCTCGATACAGAGATTTATGATGGTGTTGAGCAAATCACGACGGAAGAAGCATTCGATCACGCACGCCGAGCAGCG encodes the following:
- the mazG gene encoding nucleoside triphosphate pyrophosphohydrolase, which translates into the protein MTHRITIVGLGVGELEQLPFGIYRLLKNTTQPVYLRTMDHPVVSELAAEGMNFTSFDSVYERHSRFEDVYTEIVEELLRLSKTTDIIYAVPGHPLVAESTVQQLLERTDAVDVVGGQSFLDPMFAALGVDPIEGFQLLDATAFAVDEAQIRQHLLIGQVYDALVAGDLKVQLMERYPDEHLVTLVTAAGTSKQTVQSVPLYELDHVTTLSNLTTVYVPPVTDEQTLNRDFATLKEIIARLRGEGGCPWDQEQTHESLKRHLIEESYELLEAIDLQDDNLMIEELGDVLLQVMLHAQIGLDEGYFDIRDVIGSVSDKMIRRHPHVFGETIVDSSADVVSNWQDIKAQEKPERTSLLDGVTKGAPALMRAEDIQKKVAKVGFEWSDVEGALEKVIEELRELKEAAPEERLGEFGDVLFSMTLVGKYLGLSAEEGLQQTNDKFIRRFTRMEQLADRPLVEMTLEEQDSLWHQAKQEEQS
- a CDS encoding RNA-binding S4 domain-containing protein — encoded protein: MRLDKFLKVSRLIKRRTLAKEVADQGRITINGNVAKASSTVAAGDEMTIRFGNKIVTVAISSIKEHAKKEEASDMYEIIREEKVNSEESM
- a CDS encoding FtsB family cell division protein, which codes for MPTPLESGRPAPKIKPLNDRKKQLSQNAIENRRRLKNRFFLCLTVFLLIFSLMGWSYMEKRQLIAEQKQSFQVAEQEQTKAKKETARLKEEINRLNDKEYVANLARSELLYSKKGETIFYFSPED
- a CDS encoding S1 domain-containing RNA-binding protein codes for the protein MSIEVGSKVQGKVTGITNFGAFVELPTGKTGLVHISEVADSYVKDINDVLTVGQEITVKVLSVENDGKIGLSIKKAVDRPEGERPRPARQFDRGPRPAGQDRGPRSFDNKGPRGGGNRGGFNKGGRGTPPPRKEQSFDTLMSSFLKDSEDRLATLKRQTDSKRGGRGAKRQ
- the tilS gene encoding tRNA lysidine(34) synthetase TilS encodes the protein MEGVPFEPLLVGVSGGCDSMVLVDRLYKEGYDIAIAHVHHGLREASDEEARFIKEWATSRKISFFMTRLEWTGRTSSQAACREERYAFFKRIMEETGRSRLVLAHHQDDQIETLLIQLIRGEAQIDGIPTVRPFGNGWLHRPLLHESKQMLLDYALQHEVPWREDASNAETTYLRNQIRHTIVPPLREIRPEFEQATAAAAHARQQIMREQATFVATYLDRCKEANGVPIARILELPTDLQRLVLPTLTGETFSSETIRHFVTWLRVDKGSDEVYYGNWRMRRAYGFLMQDRVIRSMNDDLSFQVGENLGTYHYGEQMVRFSIGNQGIPLDAIAFPLTVRPPRPGDRIQLAVGSKKVSRILIDAKVPRYLREQVPVVVDANGVILAVIGHRIAIFGSFELLAKSYLMIEW
- the hpt gene encoding hypoxanthine phosphoribosyltransferase produces the protein MTLMNDMEKVLISEEEIQNKVGALAGELTADYHDRFPLLVCVLKGAMPFMSDLVKKMDMHLEMDFMDVSTYHGGTTSTGEVKIEKDLNTSVEGRDILIVEDIIDSGLTLGYLVDLFKYRKAKSVKIVTLLDKPTGRKNDLHADYSGFVIPHEFVVGYGLDYEEKYRNLPYVGVLKPAVYGG
- the ftsH gene encoding ATP-dependent zinc metalloprotease FtsH, which codes for MNRAVKNTLVFGVIFLALILFLQYLQSPVNKSKEINYTQFVESVEKGEIKTATFQYEGQTYNVTGDLREKDSTYETVVPAVDTELTDLYTQLRSQGVKLDFKAAETNGGWIALLTTIVPFIIIFILFFFLINQAQGGGGGGRVMNFGKSKARLYDTEKKKITFDDVAGADEEKQELVEVVEFLKDPRKFAKLGARIPKGVLLVGPPGTGKTLLARAAAGEAGVPFFSISGSDFVEMFVGVGASRVRDLFENAKKNAPCIIFIDEIDAVGRQRGAGLGGGHDEREQTLNQLLVEMDGFSENEGIIMIAATNRADILDPALLRPGRFDRQITVDRPDVVGREAVLKVHARNKPLDSTVDLKAIAQRTPGFSGADLENLLNEAALVAARADRDKVSIVDLEEAIDRVIAGPAKKSRIISPKEKKIVAWHEAGHTIIGVTLDDADEVHKVTIVPRGNAGGYVVMLPKEDRYFMTKPELEDKITGLLGGRVAEDIVFGEVSTGASNDFQRATGLARKMVMEFGMSEKLGPLQFGSGQSGNVFLGRDFQNEQNYSDAIAHEIDTEIQAIINRCYQKAKDILTEKRDQLDLIATTLLEVETLDQKQIHHLLETGEYKKHEPEATTPKAEEKAPESTDATVDQPTESPTQMGSVVDEGKNVDTDTPDTPRRDDQV
- a CDS encoding type III pantothenate kinase, which codes for MILVIDVGNTNIVLGVYQGQELIEHWRIATDRTRTTDEYGMLVKALFRDAELNVEEIEGIVLSSVVPPVVFPLENMCVRYFKRRPFLIGPGIKTGLDLKVDNPREVGADRIVNAVAATAKYEGPMIIVDFGTATTYCYIDAQKRYYGGIISPGVMVATEALYNKAAKLPRIEIAKPQSAIGRNTIHAMQSGTYFGYVAQVDGLVHRMKEEMGEAKVIATGGLARLISEESTMIEVVDPFLTLDGLRIIYERNK
- the hslO gene encoding Hsp33 family molecular chaperone HslO, with protein sequence MKREELLAQLKDDYLVRALGFNGEVRAFAIRSTKTVYEAQLRHQTTPVVTAALGRTLTIGAMMGTMQKGDTRVTLKVEGDGPIGKIIVDADAKGVVRGYVSRPRVEMDTYVNADGLTKLKVGEAVGRGNISVIKDLGLRDFVGGQSPIQTGEISEDFTYYFAVSEQSPSVVGAGVLVYPEDESVIAAGGLIVQLMPGASEETIAALEKRVGALKPISILVGEEKTPEEMLELVLGDYEHLDTIPVSFECTCDRDKLATAIIALGPDEIQAMIDEDGGAEAVCHFCSEHYHYDVPELEELREKSLERA
- the cysK gene encoding cysteine synthase A, whose translation is MRIANSVLDLVGRTPIVKLHHLTGPEDADVYLKLEYMNPGSSVKDRIALSMIEAAEEAGQLKEGDTIIEPTSGNTGIGLAMVASAKGYRAILVMPETMSMERRTLLRAYGAELILTPGPEGMKGAIARATAEAEEHGYFMPQQFNNGANPVVHEKTTGPEIVEAFEGMQLDAFIAGIGTGGTITGAGKVLRDAFQGIEIIAVEPTDSPVLSGGKPGPHKLQGIGAGFVPSILDTEIYDGVEQITTEEAFDHARRAAKTNGVLGGISSGAAIAAALKTAKRLGKGKNVLAIIPSNGERYLSTPLYQIEEEADQSK